The following is a genomic window from Maridesulfovibrio frigidus DSM 17176.
ACTCAGAAGCCTTCTGATTTTCTAGCAGAGTTGAAGCTTTGTATGCTCGAACGCAAAGGCATTGAAGTTTCGAAGGTCGAAGAATTTGTCGCAGCACGACAGGGTGCACGAAAAAACAAAGACTTTGCGGAGTCCGATAGGATTAGAGATGAACTTGCTAAGCTTGGGGTTGAAGTTAAAGATACTCCGCAAGGCCCTACATGGGATGTTATTTAGCATTTATTCACACCATATGACTTTAAAAAAGAAACCGGATTTTAATCCGGTTTCTTTTTTTTTGTATAACGGGTAGTAGGAAGCTCTTAAGAATTACTTTCAAAAGAGGTTGTTAATGAGAGTTGGCTTGAAAACTAAGACCATGATTGGTGTTTTCCTTCTTTGCACCGCAATGCTCACGGGCGCTTGGATTGGAATTTCTGAATTCATGGCGCATAGTTCTTATAAAATTGAGAAGTCTTTGGTCGAAGACAATTTTGACCGTGCTTTATATACTATTTCAAAAACATCTGAAGGTCTGAGCCGTATTTGCAGAAGTTGGGCTTGGTGGGATGATGCTTATGCTTTCATGTATGACCACAACCAGTATTTCATTGATGCAAATCTTTTACCAGATGTATTCCCGAACTTAGGTATTGATTTTTTGCTGTTCATTGATAATGACGGTAAAATATTCGAGTCCTATTCTTCGGAAAATATTGATCAAATTATAGAGTGTTTCTCTACAAAAGATTGTGTAGGTGCATTGTTTTTAGAGGCCACAGAAAAGGATGGTAAAGAAGGTCTTCTTAGGTTCTCACATTCAATTGTTATGCTTTCCGCGCAGAAAATAACCAATAGTCTTGGTGAAGGGTCGCCCCGCGGAACGTTAATTGCGGGACGTTTTTTTGGGGATAAGGATATCGCTTCACTTGGAAAGAACCTTCGTATGAACCTCTCTTTTGGTGAAATCACAAATTCTGCTAGCGATGGGGTATTTTATAAACCCACTACATCAGCACATTCACTTTTAGTCGGTAGTTACGTGTTAAAAGATGCTCTTGGGCTTCCGATTGTTCAGCTTAATTTAAGTATGGAGAAGGAAGTTTATGCTATCGGTATGTCCATGACAGGTATTTTTTTGATTCTGTTTTTGGGGACCTTACTTATTGCAGGACTATTAACAAATTTCTTTGTGAATTTGGTCTTTGTTTCCCGGGTTGAAGAACTTAAGTCCCAACTTACTGGTGGATCAACTAGGGATGTTCATGATTTTCAATTGATTTTAAGCGGGGATGATGAGCTAACTGATCTTTCAAAGTCTATAAATGACACTTTACTTTTAGTACAAAAAGAAAAAGAACGGGCTGAAATTGCAAATAGGGTCAAAAGTGAATTTCTGGCAAATATGAGCCATGAGATAAGAACTCCCATGCACTCTATTCTTGGTATGGTTGAGTTAATGAAAGAAACTAAGCTTGATGAGGATCAGCAATACTTTTTAAAAGTAACTGGAACTGCGGGTGAATCTCTTCTTGAAATTATTAATGATGTTCTCGAAATATCGAAGATTGAGGCCGGTCATTTAGAAATTGAGCAACATGAGTTTTTGCTTGAGGAAATGATTCGTAGAGTGGTTTCAGTTCTTCGCGTTGAGGCTGAAAAGAAAGGTCTTACAATGAATTGCAACGTTTTAGAGTCCGTGCCTGCTAAGGTAACAGGGGACCCGACTCGAATTCGCCAAGTTTTAACAAACTTGATTAGCAATGCTATTAAATTCACTGGGGCTGGAATTATTGATGTTAATATTTTTGAGAATGATTCTGATCAAATTATATTCAGTGTATCTGATACCGGGATAGGAATTCCAGAAGATAAAATAAAGAGTATATTCGAAAGTTTTACTCAGGCTGATTCGTCTACTTCCAGAAAATATGGAGGCACAGGACTCGGGTTGCCAATTTCTAAGAAACTTGTGAATATGATGGGCGGAGAAATATTTGTTGAGAGCAAACTCGACCGAGGTTCATCTTTTTCGTTTTATGTGAATCTGACATATTAATTTTAGTATCATGTTTTAAAATTCGTTTGCTCGATTGGTATTGACTTATCCGATCAAAACATTACTTTTAAGCTGAACTGAATAATACTTTGTGAGGTTTTATATGATGGATGTTTTGTCTCTTATTGCTGTTTGCGCAGCTGTTTTTGTTTTGTTGAAAGTGGTACTGCCCAAGCTCGGTATTAGTCCTTGAAGCCCCTCCAAAGGCTGCAGTTCGCAGTCTGATAAGGATGATCTTGGTCGTAAGGACGATTAGGTTATGCCTATTTATGAGTATAAATGTAATGAATGCGGTCTTGCTTTTGAAGAGCTTGTATCCGCTTCAAGTACGGAAGCACCGATGTGCACGGCCTGTAAAAGCCCAAACACAGTGAAACTTATATCCGCTTGCTGCAAACAGTCCGCTAGCTCAACTAGTGGCGGTGAATCTTACGCCCCTCCTGCCGGAGGATGTGGTTCCAGCGGATTTTCGTGAGGCTAGTGATTATCTTCCCGGTCGGGAAGTATGTTTTATTTGCTTGAAAGTCTCTTGCTCATTTGAAAGCCCCTTTAGATATGATCTAAAGGGGCTTTTGTCTGCTTGCTTACTTATGCATATGTTGCTCTCATACATTTTATTAATGTTGAGATTCGGTTGTCGTATGTATGTTCTGCTAGGATTCGCTTGCGGGCCGCTTTGATTATTGATGTTCGTGTTTTTGAGTCAGTGGTATATTTAGCAATTTGATCAGGGATTTCCTTTATGTCGTAATATACCGCAATTTCTTTACCGGGTTCGAACAGATTTTCCATTTGGTAACGATGGTCAGTAAGAATAAAACCGTTACAGGCAGGCACATCAAATACCCGTTGATTTACGGCCCCTTTCATTTGCTGGCTGGTACAGTTGAAATTTATTTTAGAGCAAGGGTAAAAGTGGGGTAGGTCTTCGTAGTATGACAATTCAGAATGATAATCCCAGTTGTTATCGTCTTTTAGAAGTTTATTCCAGCCGTTATCTCCCACGATTAGAGGCGAGTATTCGAGCGTTTTTTTAACGCATGAAAGACGATATTCAAGTGTCGCCTGCCAGATAATGAGTGTTTCGAATGCAAGCTTGCGGTATGGAGATATCAGGTTTTCATAATCCGATAATAGTTCTGGATAATCTGTTCTTAAAAAATTGGTTACGGATGGTTCGGATTTCAGTCCAAATTCATGTGCTACTTCTTTCCAGCGCTGTTCCAATGCTCCTGATGGCTGCGCCGCCTCGAGCCTCCGCGCAGTTTTATGAACCATCGAGTTTCCGACAAATGAAATATCACGCTTCCATGCCGGATTGCGACAACCTTTGCCTGGAGTAAATCTAGTTTGATCAGTGCCGAGGGGCAGATGAAATATGTTGTCGTATCCCATCTTTTTCAGGGAACCCATGCGGTCTGTGTCCCAAGTGAAAATGGTCGTATTGGGGCTGGCTTGCGCTTGATATAGTGGCAGTAGTAGAAGCGGGTTATCTACAAACCACGAAGCAAGTGGCACTCCGTATTCATGGAGTATAGTGTTTAATACACCTTCCTGATCAACTCCAAGGTGATTTACTGTGAGAACAAAATCTGGCCGAAAAATATTAATTGCTGATGATATCTTGGAAACGAACAGGTTCAGATCCATTACTTTTGCATCCATGTTAATGAACATGTGCGGAATGGATTGTCTCTCACAGGCTGAGACTATTTCACCCATAAGAAAATATTGGCTGGTTAATAGAAGTATTCTGGGCTTTTCAGATTGAAATTTTGGCCATGTTTGAACCTGCTGTTTCTGTTCTGAACTGCCGGAGATCCGTCTTATCGTTTCTGCGTAAAAAGGGGAGAGTCGCAGGTAGAATGGAATGGTCAAAATATCTATTTCAAGTTGGAATTGCTTTTTCAGTTCCAATATATGATGTACTGCTTTTTCTGGTGAAGAAGTGTCTATCCAGTGAAGATTGGAGTGGGTCTTAAATTTATTTTTTAAATCTGTGGCTGCCAGAATGGGCTGCTCGCAGTCAAGAATTAGCAGAGGGCGACCCGCTTGTAATATGTATTCTGCAGCAATTCCAATGCCTGAACCTACCAGTAATTGTAGTTTTATTGGATCTGCTTTGGCTGCAAGAGTTTCTTCATTGCGGGGGCCGTATTTTCCCCACATGTGTTTAGTTTTATCATCATATAGAATGCAAATATCTTTTAGTTTGCCTTCATCTTCTACAGCCTTTGCTACGTATTTATCGGCCATATTTAAGTCCTTACCATGAATCGCGTGCTGGTTTATGGTAGAAAAACTCTATTCTGCGGTTCTTATTTTTATTCGCGACAGTATCATTTTTTACTAGAGGCTGAGTGTCGGCATATCCTACAGCCTTGAGCCTTTTAGTCGATATTCCGCCATGTTCAGTTATGTAGCGCAATGCACTTGCCGCCCTGGCCGAGGATAGTTCCCAGTTTGATGGGTACTTGGCTGATCGTGTTTCAGTGTTATCCGTATGCCCTCTCACTACTAGATTGTAGTTGTTCTCTTTGAGAATGCTGATAACTTTATTAAGAGTTTTACTGGCCGTCGGCTTTAACTTCGCTGAACCTGATTCGAAAAGAGACGCACTGTCCGTACTCATGGTTACGCCGTCTTGGTCGGCATTAACCCCTGAAGATTTTCGGGTTGCATCGTCCTCATTGAGAAGGGCTTTAATGCGCAGAACAAGCCCCAGCAACCGTTTTTCGTTGCTGTCCATTTTAACTTCTTTACGTTGTAGATCCGAAGGGGTCAGGGATAGGTGGTCTGCTTCTTTTCGTTCAATTTTAACACCGAAAGCGTTATGAATTGAGCCTAGAAGTTCTTTAAATTTTTCCGCATCATTAGATGCGAAAGAGAGTAGTAGTACAAAAAAGCAAAGCAAAAGAGTTACCATATCGGCAAAGGTCGCCATCCACGGTGGTAGCCCTTCTTCTGCTGGAGGGCTGTTATCTTTCGGCGTTAGTATTACTATTTTTGCCATGGCAAATTACAGTTATGCGATTACGTCGCGCATTGCAGGAGCTAGGAATGCTTGGAGCTTTTCTTTTACAATCGAAGGGTGTTCCCCTTTTTGAATCGCAACTACTCCCTCAACCATAATCTCCATATAGAGGGCTTCTTCATTTGAACGTTCTTCAAGTTTTTTGGCGAGTGGGAGGAATACTACGTTGGCGAGTATCGATCCATAAAGAGTTGTGAGCAATGCGACAGCCATAGCTGGGCCAATTGCGTCAGGATCACTAAGATTGGAGAGCATGTTAACAAGACCGATAAGAGTTCCGATCATTCCGAAAGCAGGGGCCATTGAGCCCATTCCTTTCATTACGTCCTGCCCTTGGTAGTGTCTCTTTTTCATAAAATCTATTTCGATTTCCATAATGGCACGAACAAGGTCGCCATCTGTTCCATCGGCAACTAAGATCACCCCTTTTTTCAGGTACTCATCATCAATTGCAACTTTTTCAAGAGCAACAAGACTTTCTTTTCTTGCTGTTTCGGCAAGAGCAACAATTTGATCAACGATAGCCTTTGGGTCTCTGGCTTTTGCAAAGAATCCTTTCAAGGCAATCTTGAACGCTTTAAGCACTACTGCCATTGGGAACATGATAAAAGCCGACGCAAATGTTCCACCAAAAACAACAACAGCGGACGGCGGGTCAATAAAACCCGCTGCATTACCACCCATGAAAATTGTTGCTATAATTAGTCCAAAACCACCGACAATACCAATCAGAGTTGCGATATCCATAAGTATTCTATTTCTTTAGTGCGGGAGATCCCACTTTAATTTCATGGTTTTCATAGTAGAAGAAAACATCTTCCAGGGGCTCATCAACCTGTAGAAAAGCTTGGCCAATGCTAATTTCAACGCCGGACTTAACAACTCCGGAACACATAATTCGGCATGATTCCAGTTTATGTGTATGTTCTAGTTTGTTCCATAGCTGTTTTTTCTTGTTCTTTAGAAATCTGACCTTCACGTCGCATTTTTCGATATTGTTCATGCTACTGACTGTAACCGAGTCTCCATCTAGCTTGTCTTTCTCAAAATTTTCTATGCGAATCCGTAGCTTGGCAATCTGCTTTGAAATTTTATTTATTTGTAGCAGCACATGTGGGCTGTACCCTACAATCAGTTGGGCAGGGATGCTAAGGCCTCCTCCCAACTGTCCTCCAACGTATATAAACTGATCACTATAGCAAGGACCACCGCATAGTCGTCCCTTTACAGCGAACTTGCCTTCGCAATAAACAGTACTGTGCATGCAACTTTTATCAATGATAATATTTTTACCGCTGATCAGTGTAGCGTTTTCGCAAAAGCTGGCACGTATGCTTCCTTTTGATTCAATATGTGCAGCACTGTTGCCCTTAATGCCGCCATCGCATTTCAAAAATCCCCCGGCCTTAATATTCGCCTGCTCGATAACCCCTTTTACATTCACATTGTAGGCTTTAATTTCTAAAGCGGATTTTACAGATCCGTGAACTATAAGGTCACCAACAAAAAAAATATTTCCAGTTGTCAGGCCTACATCTCCACGAATATTAAGCAGCTCTTTAACCGTGATCAGTTGATCTGCATTATAAAAAACATATCCGTTCTTTGTAGCAATTAACTGATTCGGGTCTTCAGGATTAATTTTTGTATTAGGGCCCTTTGGAAAAATCTTTTCGGGACATTGTCTGTGGCCGTCTGAACAGACTTCGCTTTCCTCGTCCTTCCATTCCGCTAAAACTTGCCCAATAACAACACTTTGAACATATCCTATGTTGTAAAAGTCCGTGCTGCCATCAAGTTTTTGAGTCGGTTTGAGATTCCGGTAATCAAAATCTGGATCAAAATAGTGCTTTAGGCAGGGCATAAGGATCTCCGAAGGGGAGTGTGATAGCTACACAATTTCACGTTCATCTTGAATGATAGTAAAGAAGGAAATTAGGCGGACTAATTCCAGAGTTTTACAGATATGTTCACTGGGACGCAGCAGAAACATTCTTTTGTCGTTTCTTTTCAATCGTGAGTTGAGAGAAACTAAGAAGCCTATTCCGGAGCTGTCTAGAAAACGCGCTTCGGATAGATTGGCTACAACAGTATTTATGTCGGAAGAGTTGCTTTTTTCTTCAACTTCTTCCTTGAACTCATGGATAGTCTCTATCGTTATTTCTTCCCCGCACAGTAACGTGAGAATTCCGTCTGAGATAATTATTCTTTCATCAGCCATTGATCTTCCTGCACCTTGCGGGTTAGCTTAATAATATTTTTGTTCTCTACTTTGATAAGCTCAAATTTATCCATAAGTTTAGACATGATGAACATGCCTCTTCCGCCAATAGCTTCAGGTGAAGGCATGGAGAAATCTATCGATTCAGAACACAGCCCTCTGCCCCAGTCCGCAATTTCAAGGACAATATATTCAGGGGGAACTACTGTAATGTTCAATTCAAGTCGATTGCAGTCAGCCCTGTGCTCGTAAGCATGTCTAGCTACGTTCGAACACGCTTCCGTCAAGACTAAGTCAATGTCGTGAAGTATGCTCTCGTCCGAAATGAATTTTTTAAGTATGATAATCGCCTGTCTGGCAATTTCCCTACTTTCTTCAGGGTTGGGAACTGCTTCCAGCACAAATTTATGCATGAATGCTCCGGATGTCCTTTTCGAGCGGAAGTAATCTCCCGGTCAGGTGTTGCAACGTACTGTGTATACGAGTGTCTGAATTAATACCCTAATCCGTTCTTTTTAGCAAAAGAAGACATGTGAAAACCCTAATTTTAAGCGAAATCTTCAGAATCAAGGATTATGGTAACGGGCCCCCAGTTCACAAAATCAATATTCATCATTGCACCGAATTCGCCGGTTTCCACTTTGCCGGGGGCTTTTACCTTAACTGCCGCAGTAAACTGGTCAAATAAGTCTTTGGCTAAATCCGGTTGAGCCGCTCCGGTAAAGGATGGCCTGCGCCCTTTATGGCAAGACGCGTAAAGAGTAAACTGGGAAACTAGCAGAATATCACCTTTAAAGGCATCAAGAGCCAGATTCATGCGCTCGGCGTCATCTTCGAATATTCTGAGACCGATCATTTTATTAATGATGGTGTCCCATGCTTTGGATGATGGAAGGCCTTCGGTATCTTCTTTACCGAAACCGACCAAAACTACTATTCCGGGGCCGATTTCGCCTACGGTCCGATCCGCAACATCGACCTTTGCTCCGCTGGTTCTTTGAATGACTAGCCGCATTAAATCATTCCTCGCTGTAGGTCGCTACAGAAGAGTCATTTTCAGAGACAGATGCATAGACAAGTCTGATGCTGTCAGTTTGTACTCTTTTTTTCATCTCATCATATATGTAGCGTGCGATGTTTTCTGATGATGGATTTCTGTGTTCAAAGTACTCAACAGAATTAAGATGTTTGTGGTCCAGAGTTTCAAGAACGTCTAACAGTTCATTTTTCAGCTCTTTGAAGTCCATGAGTATTTCGACTTTGGAGTCAAGGTGACTTCCTTCTATCTCGACTTCTACTCCAAAATTATGACCGTGCATGTTTTCACATTTTCCGCCGTAATTCCTTAGTTGGTGAGCTGCTGCAAATTCTTTTTTGACTTTAAGTCTCCACTTTCCTTTGCTCATTATATTCTCCTGCTGTCTTGTCTTTGGTGTAAACGAATTGATTTGCTTAGCGTCTACGGCAATAATTCGTCAATGCTCTGTCTTATGCTTTTTCGGGTGGCCTTTATGCTGCTGTCCGTTTTCGCCATTCATTAAACTCTTTCCAAAAATCGCCGTTAGGCCTGATTGTATAAGAAGGACCGAGCCTTAGTGAACAGACGCACTCTTCTAAGTATAACTGGAGTGTTACCGGAGCTGATCCGGGGTAGCCTCCTAAAATCGCTTTAAGTTCCGCAATGCCAGCATCTGAGCATAGCTTACAGTGCATCGGGAGGGGAACGGCCTCCTGACATCCGGCCTGTGCGCTGGAGAGAAGTGACACTTCTTCCGCTAGAACTTTCGCCTGCTTGGGGGCATCAGAATCATCATCTTCCTGGTCCCGTAGGTCGATCTTGCCTTTAATAAGGAGAGGTTGATCCTGCGATAAAAATTGTTCAGCAACAGCAAAGGTGTTGGGCAGCATGGTCAATTCACCTGAGCCGGTCATGTCTTCCATCTGACAGAAGGCCATTTTGTCACCTTTTTTTGTGACGTATTCCTTATAGGTAGGAATGATTATGCCGAGCCTTATCTGAGCTCCGTTGGACATTTGTTTGCATTCTTGAATTGTAACAAGGCCCAGTCTTTTCATTTCATGGCGATATGCGAGAAGAGGGTGACTTGTTAAAAAGAATCCGAGAGCTTCTTTTTCAAGCTTCAATTTTTCTGTGTCATCCCACTCTTCGGTATTAAACTCATCAAAGCTTAGGGGGATCGGTTCACTTTCTGCTTCATCTGAGCTGCCAAGCATATCCAGCATGTTGATCATGCCGGATTCTTTATCTTTTGTTTTCTTCTGACCGTAGGCTACAGATTTATCGAGGCCTGCCATCAGTCCTGCACGAGAGATTTTAAGAGAGTCCATCGCACCTGCCCGGATCAAATATTCGATGACCCGTTTGGTTACGCGGCGCAGGTTTACTCTGGAACAGAAATCTATGAGGCTTGTAAAAGGACCGTCTTTCTCACGTTCGATAACGATTTCATCAATAGCTTCCTCACCCACATTCTTAATGCCTGCCATGCCGTAAAGGATATCGCCTTCATGCACGGAAAATCTGGCCTTACCAAGATTAATATCAGGCTGGCGCACGGTTACTTCCATGTCGCGACAGGCGTTGATATACATGATGATTTTCTCGGTGT
Proteins encoded in this region:
- a CDS encoding motility protein A; its protein translation is MDIATLIGIVGGFGLIIATIFMGGNAAGFIDPPSAVVVFGGTFASAFIMFPMAVVLKAFKIALKGFFAKARDPKAIVDQIVALAETARKESLVALEKVAIDDEYLKKGVILVADGTDGDLVRAIMEIEIDFMKKRHYQGQDVMKGMGSMAPAFGMIGTLIGLVNMLSNLSDPDAIGPAMAVALLTTLYGSILANVVFLPLAKKLEERSNEEALYMEIMVEGVVAIQKGEHPSIVKEKLQAFLAPAMRDVIA
- the dtd gene encoding D-aminoacyl-tRNA deacylase, yielding MRLVIQRTSGAKVDVADRTVGEIGPGIVVLVGFGKEDTEGLPSSKAWDTIINKMIGLRIFEDDAERMNLALDAFKGDILLVSQFTLYASCHKGRRPSFTGAAQPDLAKDLFDQFTAAVKVKAPGKVETGEFGAMMNIDFVNWGPVTIILDSEDFA
- a CDS encoding STAS domain-containing protein, with the protein product MADERIIISDGILTLLCGEEITIETIHEFKEEVEEKSNSSDINTVVANLSEARFLDSSGIGFLVSLNSRLKRNDKRMFLLRPSEHICKTLELVRLISFFTIIQDEREIV
- a CDS encoding CgeB family protein, with translation MADKYVAKAVEDEGKLKDICILYDDKTKHMWGKYGPRNEETLAAKADPIKLQLLVGSGIGIAAEYILQAGRPLLILDCEQPILAATDLKNKFKTHSNLHWIDTSSPEKAVHHILELKKQFQLEIDILTIPFYLRLSPFYAETIRRISGSSEQKQQVQTWPKFQSEKPRILLLTSQYFLMGEIVSACERQSIPHMFINMDAKVMDLNLFVSKISSAINIFRPDFVLTVNHLGVDQEGVLNTILHEYGVPLASWFVDNPLLLLPLYQAQASPNTTIFTWDTDRMGSLKKMGYDNIFHLPLGTDQTRFTPGKGCRNPAWKRDISFVGNSMVHKTARRLEAAQPSGALEQRWKEVAHEFGLKSEPSVTNFLRTDYPELLSDYENLISPYRKLAFETLIIWQATLEYRLSCVKKTLEYSPLIVGDNGWNKLLKDDNNWDYHSELSYYEDLPHFYPCSKINFNCTSQQMKGAVNQRVFDVPACNGFILTDHRYQMENLFEPGKEIAVYYDIKEIPDQIAKYTTDSKTRTSIIKAARKRILAEHTYDNRISTLIKCMRATYA
- a CDS encoding OmpA family protein, translating into MAKIVILTPKDNSPPAEEGLPPWMATFADMVTLLLCFFVLLLSFASNDAEKFKELLGSIHNAFGVKIERKEADHLSLTPSDLQRKEVKMDSNEKRLLGLVLRIKALLNEDDATRKSSGVNADQDGVTMSTDSASLFESGSAKLKPTASKTLNKVISILKENNYNLVVRGHTDNTETRSAKYPSNWELSSARAASALRYITEHGGISTKRLKAVGYADTQPLVKNDTVANKNKNRRIEFFYHKPARDSW
- a CDS encoding FapA family protein, with product MPCLKHYFDPDFDYRNLKPTQKLDGSTDFYNIGYVQSVVIGQVLAEWKDEESEVCSDGHRQCPEKIFPKGPNTKINPEDPNQLIATKNGYVFYNADQLITVKELLNIRGDVGLTTGNIFFVGDLIVHGSVKSALEIKAYNVNVKGVIEQANIKAGGFLKCDGGIKGNSAAHIESKGSIRASFCENATLISGKNIIIDKSCMHSTVYCEGKFAVKGRLCGGPCYSDQFIYVGGQLGGGLSIPAQLIVGYSPHVLLQINKISKQIAKLRIRIENFEKDKLDGDSVTVSSMNNIEKCDVKVRFLKNKKKQLWNKLEHTHKLESCRIMCSGVVKSGVEISIGQAFLQVDEPLEDVFFYYENHEIKVGSPALKK
- a CDS encoding sensor histidine kinase yields the protein MRVGLKTKTMIGVFLLCTAMLTGAWIGISEFMAHSSYKIEKSLVEDNFDRALYTISKTSEGLSRICRSWAWWDDAYAFMYDHNQYFIDANLLPDVFPNLGIDFLLFIDNDGKIFESYSSENIDQIIECFSTKDCVGALFLEATEKDGKEGLLRFSHSIVMLSAQKITNSLGEGSPRGTLIAGRFFGDKDIASLGKNLRMNLSFGEITNSASDGVFYKPTTSAHSLLVGSYVLKDALGLPIVQLNLSMEKEVYAIGMSMTGIFLILFLGTLLIAGLLTNFFVNLVFVSRVEELKSQLTGGSTRDVHDFQLILSGDDELTDLSKSINDTLLLVQKEKERAEIANRVKSEFLANMSHEIRTPMHSILGMVELMKETKLDEDQQYFLKVTGTAGESLLEIINDVLEISKIEAGHLEIEQHEFLLEEMIRRVVSVLRVEAEKKGLTMNCNVLESVPAKVTGDPTRIRQVLTNLISNAIKFTGAGIIDVNIFENDSDQIIFSVSDTGIGIPEDKIKSIFESFTQADSSTSRKYGGTGLGLPISKKLVNMMGGEIFVESKLDRGSSFSFYVNLTY
- a CDS encoding FmdB family zinc ribbon protein codes for the protein MPIYEYKCNECGLAFEELVSASSTEAPMCTACKSPNTVKLISACCKQSASSTSGGESYAPPAGGCGSSGFS
- the queD gene encoding 6-carboxytetrahydropterin synthase QueD, yielding MSKGKWRLKVKKEFAAAHQLRNYGGKCENMHGHNFGVEVEIEGSHLDSKVEILMDFKELKNELLDVLETLDHKHLNSVEYFEHRNPSSENIARYIYDEMKKRVQTDSIRLVYASVSENDSSVATYSEE
- a CDS encoding ATP-binding protein, which gives rise to MHKFVLEAVPNPEESREIARQAIIILKKFISDESILHDIDLVLTEACSNVARHAYEHRADCNRLELNITVVPPEYIVLEIADWGRGLCSESIDFSMPSPEAIGGRGMFIMSKLMDKFELIKVENKNIIKLTRKVQEDQWLMKE